A genomic window from Massilia sp. METH4 includes:
- a CDS encoding carboxypeptidase regulatory-like domain-containing protein: MLRKTVLARALQVAFTAGALSLAVAPTVMAQSNAAGVVFGKVAPGTGDSVLLKNNDTNLTRTAPVDANGSFRVTSLPIGNYTVTLQKGGNAAGTTQLEVLAGQGVEAIFPAAGITAVQVTGRRSRIDVSTSNNGATFTAKELARLPIQPSVSSIIQLAPNTTRADSRYAAGASFGGGGASENAYYINGFPVTNPLTQLGASELPFGAIAQAQVLTGGFGAEFGRSVGGVVNITTKSGTNTWETGGTVSIEPSSWRASYRDLYYGNTGAELNKETDGTLYRRFSNRERTEKIYGAYVGGPIIQDKLFMFIAAEQRRAEDDFVLGIRTAANLDTLGYEEDDDTTTRYLAKFDWNITDNHRIEATFIGDEAKTDRKLYAYDYATNTRGKLTGSQTYKNNEDYNPSVGGDVKVLRYVGNIGENLTVSALYGESKTPNYAKYHAVGDAPGDLFQVSSNSNTRYPGLNYSSPQVLNGLVSAGESESRIRSKRLDLEYKLGDHTLRFGLDNNTLTSANAGDVYGGGGLWTYQRTGSPNTPRNFGGQMVTVASGGGLGTQGYYVTKTLFNSLTSASSKQDAQYLEDRWQVTKDVLVTAGIRKEGFQNLNGDGKVFLEPKDIISPRLNASWDVKGDASLKVFGSAGRYALQIPTRLAVRGASRSTFTRQQFTYTGTDQFGLPTGLNPISGVYSTNNELGQEKDINSVAARDMKPTYQDEITLGFEQVITPALTVGAKATYRDLKATIDDQCDARPFYAWADARGIDSSGLHYGCASFNPGKDNTFLIDFAGDGKKYETVTLTAAELGFEKAKRTYAAVDLFAEHPLSNGWYGRINYTWSRSRGNTEGQTRSDNAQTDVAATSTWDTPELMVDSYGLLPNHRKHQIKAFGYYEVTPEWMVGGNFLAASGRPRSCFGQAPDIDGDYDYGSVYFYCDGKRAPRGSYGKLPWDVRLDANVMYRPAFVKGLTVKLDVFNVFNKQTAQTISETQNVDYTTDVLPTYGRVISYTTPRAVRLGVEYNHRF; encoded by the coding sequence ATGTTGAGAAAAACTGTTCTGGCCCGTGCGCTCCAGGTAGCGTTCACGGCAGGCGCACTGTCGTTGGCAGTTGCGCCGACAGTGATGGCGCAGTCGAACGCGGCAGGCGTTGTGTTCGGCAAGGTCGCTCCCGGCACGGGCGACTCGGTGCTCTTAAAGAACAACGACACAAACCTGACGCGTACGGCCCCGGTCGATGCCAACGGCAGCTTCCGTGTCACGAGCCTGCCGATCGGTAACTACACCGTTACACTGCAAAAAGGTGGTAATGCCGCCGGTACGACGCAACTCGAAGTCCTGGCCGGTCAGGGCGTCGAAGCGATCTTCCCCGCCGCTGGCATTACCGCTGTGCAAGTGACGGGCCGCCGCAGCCGCATCGACGTATCCACGTCCAACAACGGCGCCACCTTCACCGCCAAGGAGCTGGCCCGCCTGCCGATCCAGCCAAGCGTTTCCTCGATCATCCAGCTGGCACCGAACACCACCCGCGCCGACTCCCGCTATGCCGCGGGCGCATCGTTCGGCGGTGGCGGCGCTTCCGAGAATGCTTACTACATCAATGGCTTCCCGGTCACCAACCCGCTGACGCAGCTGGGCGCTTCCGAACTGCCGTTCGGCGCCATCGCGCAGGCACAGGTGCTGACCGGCGGCTTCGGCGCCGAGTTCGGCCGTTCGGTGGGCGGCGTCGTCAACATCACGACAAAGAGCGGTACGAATACGTGGGAAACGGGTGGCACCGTCAGCATCGAGCCGAGCTCGTGGCGCGCTAGCTACCGCGACCTGTACTACGGCAACACGGGTGCGGAACTCAACAAGGAAACCGACGGCACGCTGTACCGCCGCTTCAGCAACCGCGAGCGCACGGAGAAGATCTACGGCGCCTACGTGGGCGGCCCGATCATCCAGGACAAGCTGTTCATGTTCATCGCGGCCGAACAGCGCAGGGCTGAAGACGACTTCGTGCTTGGCATCCGCACGGCAGCCAACCTGGACACGTTGGGCTATGAAGAGGACGACGATACGACGACTCGCTACCTGGCCAAGTTCGACTGGAACATTACCGACAATCATCGCATCGAAGCGACGTTCATTGGCGACGAGGCGAAGACCGACCGCAAACTGTATGCGTATGACTACGCGACCAACACGCGCGGCAAGCTGACCGGCTCGCAAACCTACAAGAACAACGAAGATTACAACCCTTCGGTGGGCGGCGACGTGAAGGTCCTGCGCTACGTCGGCAACATCGGCGAGAACCTGACCGTGTCCGCGCTGTACGGGGAATCGAAGACGCCGAACTACGCCAAGTATCACGCGGTAGGAGACGCGCCGGGCGACCTGTTCCAGGTCAGCTCGAACAGCAACACGCGCTATCCGGGCCTGAACTACTCCAGCCCGCAAGTGCTGAACGGCTTGGTGTCGGCTGGCGAATCCGAGAGCCGCATCCGCTCGAAGCGCCTGGACCTGGAATACAAGCTGGGTGACCATACCCTGCGCTTCGGCCTCGACAACAACACGCTGACGTCCGCTAACGCTGGCGACGTGTATGGCGGTGGCGGCTTGTGGACTTACCAGCGCACGGGCAGCCCGAACACGCCGCGCAACTTCGGCGGGCAAATGGTTACCGTCGCCAGCGGCGGTGGCTTAGGGACACAAGGTTACTACGTCACGAAGACACTGTTCAACTCGCTCACCAGCGCCTCGTCGAAACAGGATGCGCAATACCTGGAAGACCGCTGGCAAGTCACGAAGGACGTGCTGGTCACCGCCGGTATCCGCAAGGAAGGCTTCCAGAACCTGAACGGCGACGGCAAGGTGTTTCTGGAGCCGAAGGACATCATTTCCCCGCGCCTGAACGCATCGTGGGACGTGAAGGGTGACGCTTCGCTGAAAGTGTTCGGTAGCGCCGGCCGCTATGCGCTGCAGATCCCGACCCGCCTGGCCGTCCGTGGCGCCAGCCGCTCCACGTTCACCCGCCAGCAGTTCACCTACACGGGTACCGATCAGTTCGGTCTGCCGACCGGCCTGAATCCGATTTCCGGCGTCTACTCGACCAACAACGAGCTTGGCCAGGAAAAGGACATCAACTCGGTGGCGGCACGCGACATGAAGCCAACCTACCAGGATGAGATCACGCTGGGCTTCGAGCAGGTCATCACCCCGGCGCTGACCGTTGGTGCCAAGGCGACCTACCGCGACCTGAAGGCGACGATCGACGACCAGTGCGATGCACGTCCGTTCTACGCGTGGGCTGATGCTCGCGGCATCGATTCCTCCGGCCTGCACTATGGCTGCGCTTCGTTCAATCCAGGCAAGGACAACACGTTCCTGATCGACTTCGCCGGCGACGGCAAGAAGTACGAAACGGTCACGCTGACGGCGGCCGAGCTGGGCTTCGAGAAAGCCAAGCGTACCTACGCTGCCGTGGACCTGTTCGCCGAGCACCCACTGAGCAACGGCTGGTATGGCCGCATCAACTACACGTGGTCGCGCAGCCGTGGTAACACGGAAGGCCAGACCCGTTCGGACAATGCACAGACCGACGTAGCCGCGACCTCGACCTGGGATACGCCTGAGCTGATGGTGGATTCCTACGGCCTCCTGCCGAACCACCGCAAGCACCAGATCAAGGCCTTCGGCTATTACGAAGTCACCCCGGAATGGATGGTTGGCGGTAACTTCCTGGCTGCTTCCGGCCGTCCGCGCAGCTGCTTCGGTCAGGCTCCGGACATCGACGGCGACTATGACTACGGTTCCGTGTACTTCTACTGCGACGGCAAGCGCGCTCCGCGCGGTTCCTACGGCAAGCTGCCTTGGGATGTTCGCCTGGATGCAAACGTGATGTACCGTCCGGCCTTCGTCAAGGGCCTGACTGTCAAGCTGGACGTGTTCAACGTGTTTAACAAGCAGACCGCGCAAACGATCAGCGAAACGCAGAACGTGGACTACACGACCGACGTGCTGCCGACCTACGGTCGCGTGATCAGCTACACGACGCCGCGTGCCGTACGCCTCGGCGTGGAATACAACCACCGCTTCTGA
- the ntrC gene encoding nitrogen regulation protein NR(I), producing the protein MKPIWIVDDDESIRWVLEKALARENLATKSFANARDAIAALDYETPQVLVSDIRMPGDSGLDLLSLVKSRLPGLPVIIITAFSDLDSAVAAFQGGAFEYLAKPFDIDKAVELIRRALDESLREASVESGPADTPEILGQAPAMQEVFRAIGRLSQSNVTVLITGESGTGKELVARALHKHSPRAQQPFIALNTAAIPKDLLESELFGHERGAFTGAQTTRRGRFEQAENGTLFLDEIGDMPFDLQTRLLRVLSDGHFYRVGGHQPLKANVRVITATHQNLEQRVRDGLFREDLFHRLNVIRLRLPSLRERREDIPILVRHFLVQSARQLGVEAKRMSDAALAFLQSLDLPGNVRQLENLCNWITVMAPGQTVEVKDLPLELSEGQSAMQAAPELPVPTPHHAPVAAAVAPAAPGPDGWLSLLELQAATMLSDGQQDVMDVLGRQFESALIRTALKYTHGRKNDAAVRLGIGRNTITRKIAELGIDGAKED; encoded by the coding sequence ATGAAGCCAATCTGGATTGTCGACGACGACGAATCGATCCGCTGGGTACTGGAAAAAGCATTGGCGCGGGAAAACCTCGCCACCAAGAGTTTTGCGAATGCGCGCGATGCGATCGCCGCGCTGGATTACGAGACACCGCAGGTGCTCGTTTCCGACATCCGCATGCCGGGCGACTCCGGCCTCGACCTGCTGTCGCTGGTGAAGTCGCGCCTGCCGGGCCTGCCCGTCATCATCATCACCGCTTTCTCCGACCTGGATTCGGCCGTGGCCGCGTTCCAGGGCGGCGCCTTCGAATACCTGGCCAAGCCCTTCGACATCGACAAGGCCGTCGAACTGATCCGCCGCGCCCTCGATGAAAGCCTGCGCGAGGCCAGCGTGGAATCCGGCCCGGCCGACACGCCCGAGATCCTCGGTCAGGCGCCGGCGATGCAGGAAGTGTTCCGCGCCATCGGCCGCCTGTCGCAATCGAATGTGACCGTGCTGATCACCGGCGAATCGGGTACCGGCAAGGAACTCGTCGCTCGCGCGCTGCACAAGCACAGCCCGCGCGCCCAGCAGCCATTCATCGCGCTGAACACGGCGGCGATCCCGAAGGATCTGCTGGAGTCGGAATTGTTCGGCCACGAGCGCGGCGCCTTCACGGGTGCGCAGACTACGCGGCGCGGCCGCTTCGAGCAGGCCGAGAACGGCACCCTGTTCCTCGACGAGATCGGCGACATGCCGTTCGACCTGCAGACGCGCTTGCTGCGCGTGCTCTCCGACGGCCACTTCTACCGCGTGGGCGGCCACCAGCCGCTGAAGGCGAATGTGCGCGTGATCACGGCCACGCACCAGAACCTGGAACAGCGCGTGCGCGACGGCCTGTTCCGCGAAGACTTGTTCCACCGCCTGAACGTGATCCGCCTGCGCCTGCCCAGCCTGCGCGAACGCAGGGAGGATATCCCCATTTTGGTGCGCCACTTCCTGGTGCAAAGCGCCCGGCAGCTCGGCGTGGAAGCCAAGCGCATGAGCGACGCCGCGCTGGCCTTCCTGCAAAGCCTGGACTTGCCGGGCAATGTGCGGCAGCTGGAAAACCTGTGCAACTGGATCACCGTGATGGCGCCGGGCCAGACGGTGGAGGTGAAGGACCTGCCGCTGGAACTGTCCGAAGGGCAGAGCGCCATGCAGGCCGCGCCCGAGCTGCCGGTGCCCACGCCGCACCATGCGCCGGTGGCCGCCGCTGTCGCCCCGGCCGCGCCGGGCCCGGATGGCTGGCTGTCGCTGCTGGAGTTGCAGGCCGCTACCATGCTCTCCGATGGGCAGCAGGATGTGATGGATGTGCTGGGGCGTCAGTTCGAATCGGCACTGATCCGCACCGCTTTGAAATACACGCATGGGCGGAAGAACGATGCGGCCGTGCGATTGGGGATCGGGCGCAACACCATCACGCGCAAGATTGCGGAATTGGGGATCGACGGGGCGAAGGAAGATTAG
- a CDS encoding NAD(P)/FAD-dependent oxidoreductase, which yields MLRLNEIKLPLNHEEPALKEAILQRLGIGAEDLVQFTVYKRSYDARKKAQIVLIYSVDLETTDDAAVLARNARDVHLMPSPDMEYKFVAQGVNPDGRQPRPVVIGMGPCGLFAALILAQMGLKPIILERGKTVRERTKDTFGFWRKRVLNPESNVQYGEGGAGTFSDGKLYSQIKDPRHLGRKVLTEFVKAGAPEEILYVSKPHIGTFRLVKMVEAMREEIVARGGEIRFEQRVVDFDIEEKNGERQLRGLLLASGERIATNHVVLAIGHSSRDTFQVLYERGVYVEAKPFSIGFRVEHPQSLIDVCRFGPNAGHPILGAADYKLVHHAKNGRAVYSFCMCPGGTVVAAASEPGRVVTNGMSQYSRAERNANSAIVVSIGPEDYPGGPLAGIEFQRRLEEAAFKLGGENYNAPGQLMGDFVAGRPSTEFGAVVPSYKPGVHLTDLATILPDFAVEALREAFPAFDKQVRGYFKHDAVLTGLETRTSSPIRIKRRDDDLQSLNTRGLFPAGEGAGYAGGILSAGVDGIKVAEAVAMSMAAVDKA from the coding sequence ATGCTCCGTCTAAACGAAATCAAACTGCCGCTGAATCACGAAGAACCCGCCCTGAAGGAAGCGATCCTGCAACGCCTGGGAATCGGCGCCGAGGATCTCGTGCAATTCACCGTGTACAAGCGCAGCTACGATGCGAGGAAAAAAGCGCAAATCGTGCTGATCTATTCCGTGGACCTGGAAACCACCGATGACGCGGCCGTGCTCGCCCGCAACGCGCGCGACGTTCACCTGATGCCGTCGCCGGACATGGAATACAAGTTCGTGGCCCAGGGCGTGAACCCTGACGGCCGCCAACCGCGGCCGGTCGTGATCGGCATGGGGCCGTGCGGCCTGTTCGCCGCCCTGATCCTGGCGCAGATGGGCTTGAAGCCGATCATCCTCGAGCGTGGCAAGACGGTACGGGAGCGCACGAAGGACACGTTCGGCTTCTGGCGCAAGCGCGTGCTCAATCCTGAATCGAACGTACAGTACGGCGAAGGCGGCGCGGGTACGTTCTCGGACGGCAAGCTGTACAGCCAGATCAAGGACCCGCGCCACCTGGGCCGCAAGGTGCTGACCGAATTCGTGAAGGCGGGCGCGCCGGAAGAGATCCTCTACGTCTCCAAGCCGCACATCGGCACCTTCCGCCTCGTGAAGATGGTGGAAGCGATGCGCGAGGAGATCGTCGCGCGGGGCGGCGAGATCCGCTTCGAGCAGCGCGTGGTCGATTTCGACATCGAGGAAAAGAACGGCGAGCGCCAGCTGCGCGGCCTACTGCTCGCTTCCGGAGAGCGCATCGCGACGAATCACGTGGTGCTGGCGATCGGCCACAGCTCGCGCGACACGTTCCAGGTGCTGTACGAGCGCGGCGTGTACGTGGAAGCCAAGCCGTTCTCGATCGGCTTCCGCGTAGAGCACCCGCAATCGCTGATCGACGTGTGCCGTTTCGGCCCGAATGCCGGCCACCCGATCCTGGGCGCGGCCGACTACAAGCTGGTGCACCACGCGAAGAATGGCCGCGCCGTGTACAGCTTCTGCATGTGCCCGGGCGGCACCGTGGTGGCGGCGGCGTCCGAACCGGGCCGCGTGGTCACGAACGGCATGAGCCAGTATTCGCGCGCCGAGCGCAATGCCAACAGCGCAATCGTGGTGTCGATCGGCCCCGAGGATTATCCGGGCGGGCCGCTGGCCGGCATCGAGTTCCAGCGCCGCCTGGAAGAAGCGGCGTTCAAGCTGGGCGGCGAGAACTACAACGCACCCGGCCAGCTGATGGGCGACTTCGTGGCGGGGCGTCCGTCCACCGAGTTCGGCGCCGTGGTCCCCTCATACAAGCCGGGCGTGCACCTGACCGATCTGGCGACGATCCTGCCGGACTTCGCCGTCGAAGCGCTGCGAGAAGCCTTTCCGGCCTTTGACAAGCAGGTGCGCGGTTACTTCAAGCACGATGCGGTGCTGACGGGCCTGGAAACGCGCACGTCCTCGCCGATCCGTATCAAGCGGCGGGACGACGATTTGCAGAGCCTGAATACGCGTGGGCTGTTCCCGGCCGGGGAAGGCGCGGGTTATGCGGGCGGCATTCTTTCCGCCGGCGTGGATGGCATCAAGGTGGCAGAGGCGGTGGCGATGTCGATGGCCGCCGTGGACAAGGCGTAG
- the glnL gene encoding nitrogen regulation protein NR(II), whose product MKIVTNIARAAAAAAGAIPRSHTLAGLDLLASAVVIVDRDGRIAFANAAAENMLESSLKALSRQRLCDLFSNPSELEHVIAQARAHKFSDLRQELTLERPGRDPLHVHTIASAMDEPDGNVLLELRETVQQMKLDREERLLDQSQVNKELIRNLAHEIKNPLGGIRGAAQLLEMELPPLHLQQLREYTQVIIKEADRLQTLVDRLLAPHRRPHIVGDVNIHEVLERVRSLMLAEFPTGLAIVRDYDASLPEFRGDKEQLIQTVLNIAHNAAQALAERIETGDAQITFKTRVARQVTLAKVRYNLALDLHIIDNGPGIPPQIRDRIFYPLVSGRDGGSGLGLTLAQTFVHQHMGVIECESRPGFTDFRILLPLP is encoded by the coding sequence ATGAAAATTGTGACCAATATCGCCCGTGCCGCGGCTGCGGCGGCGGGCGCCATCCCGCGTTCGCACACGCTCGCGGGCCTCGACCTGCTGGCCTCGGCGGTGGTGATCGTCGACCGCGATGGACGCATCGCCTTCGCCAACGCGGCGGCCGAGAACATGCTGGAAAGCTCGCTGAAGGCGCTGTCCCGCCAGCGGCTGTGCGACCTGTTTTCCAACCCCAGTGAACTGGAACATGTGATCGCGCAGGCGCGCGCCCACAAGTTCTCCGACCTGCGCCAGGAACTGACGCTGGAGCGCCCAGGGCGCGACCCGCTGCACGTGCACACGATCGCCAGCGCGATGGACGAGCCGGACGGCAACGTGCTGCTGGAACTGCGCGAGACCGTGCAGCAGATGAAGCTGGACCGCGAGGAGCGCCTGCTGGACCAGAGCCAGGTCAACAAGGAACTGATCCGCAACCTGGCGCACGAGATCAAGAATCCGCTGGGCGGCATCCGGGGCGCCGCCCAGTTACTGGAAATGGAATTGCCGCCGCTGCACCTGCAGCAGCTGCGCGAATACACGCAGGTGATCATCAAGGAAGCGGACCGCCTGCAGACGCTGGTCGACCGCCTGCTCGCGCCGCACCGCCGGCCGCACATCGTGGGCGACGTCAACATCCACGAAGTGCTCGAGCGCGTGCGCAGCCTGATGCTGGCCGAGTTTCCCACCGGCCTGGCGATCGTGCGCGACTACGACGCTTCGCTGCCCGAGTTCCGCGGCGACAAGGAACAGCTGATCCAGACCGTGCTGAACATCGCCCACAACGCGGCGCAGGCCCTGGCCGAGCGCATCGAAACGGGGGACGCGCAGATCACGTTCAAGACGCGCGTGGCTCGCCAGGTGACCCTGGCCAAGGTCCGTTATAACCTGGCATTAGATTTGCATATCATCGACAACGGACCGGGCATTCCGCCCCAGATCCGCGACCGCATTTTCTACCCGCTGGTATCGGGAAGGGATGGCGGCAGCGGCCTGGGCTTGACGTTGGCGCAAACCTTCGTGCACCAGCACATGGGCGTCATCGAATGCGAGAGCAGGCCCGGCTTTACGGACTTCCGCATCCTGCTGCCTTTGCCATAA
- a CDS encoding 4-oxalocrotonate tautomerase — translation MPTINVQLFEGRTPEQKRAFVKAITEATVETLGATPESVDIILHEIKREHWATAGKLWSEE, via the coding sequence ATGCCAACGATTAACGTCCAACTGTTCGAAGGCCGTACCCCGGAACAAAAGCGCGCCTTCGTGAAGGCCATCACCGAAGCCACCGTCGAGACGCTGGGCGCCACGCCTGAATCGGTCGACATCATTCTGCATGAGATCAAGCGCGAGCATTGGGCCACGGCGGGCAAGCTGTGGTCCGAGGAATGA
- a CDS encoding DUF4124 domain-containing protein — protein MIARCSLLLVLLTATAAAQAQIYRCTDAEGRKEYTDRQIRGKACVLLDLPNAAIPAPPPRAAEPLAAPRAKAPASPAPRAAAPSSFPRVDTAEQRARDADRRQILTDELNAEMQKLGELRREYNNGEPERRGDERNYAKYQERVASLRDAIARSELNVQALQREIANIR, from the coding sequence ATGATCGCACGCTGCTCGTTGTTACTGGTTTTGCTCACGGCCACGGCTGCTGCCCAGGCGCAGATCTACCGCTGCACGGACGCCGAAGGGCGCAAGGAATACACGGACCGCCAGATCCGCGGCAAGGCTTGCGTGCTGCTGGATTTGCCGAACGCGGCCATTCCCGCGCCGCCGCCGCGCGCCGCGGAGCCCTTGGCCGCGCCGCGTGCGAAGGCGCCAGCCAGCCCGGCGCCCCGCGCCGCCGCGCCGTCGTCGTTCCCGCGCGTGGATACGGCCGAGCAAAGGGCCCGCGACGCGGACCGCCGCCAGATCCTGACCGACGAACTGAACGCCGAAATGCAGAAGCTTGGCGAATTGCGCCGTGAGTACAACAACGGCGAACCGGAACGGCGCGGCGACGAGCGCAATTACGCCAAGTACCAGGAGCGGGTGGCCAGCCTGCGCGACGCCATCGCCCGCTCGGAACTGAACGTACAAGCGTTACAGCGCGAGATCGCGAACATACGATGA
- a CDS encoding class II aldolase/adducin family protein: MDRLPPPAQAALARPGIISPAEWQTRVDLAACYRLCALQGWDDGIYTHISAAVPGEPGHYLINPFGMRFDEVRASNLVKVDGDGNIVGQSQYSVNRSGFRLHAAVHKARPDAACVMHLHNLAGIAVGMQKGGLLPLSPYALRFYGELGYHHYEGIAMMEDEQERLVRNLGSHPAMLLRNHGTLAVGRTIPEAFVLMETLDRACEAQLKAQAAGVPLVQPPEATCIKAHAQLVGDGAPEGALEWPSLLRRLNAASPQYRT; encoded by the coding sequence ATGGACAGACTCCCGCCCCCCGCCCAGGCCGCACTCGCCCGCCCCGGCATCATTTCCCCCGCCGAATGGCAAACCCGTGTCGACCTCGCCGCCTGCTACCGGCTGTGCGCGCTGCAAGGCTGGGACGACGGCATCTACACCCACATCTCCGCCGCCGTGCCGGGCGAGCCGGGCCACTACCTGATCAATCCATTCGGCATGCGCTTCGATGAAGTGCGCGCCTCGAACCTGGTGAAGGTCGATGGCGACGGCAATATCGTCGGCCAGTCCCAATACAGTGTGAACCGGTCCGGCTTCCGCCTGCACGCCGCCGTGCACAAGGCCCGCCCCGACGCGGCCTGCGTGATGCACCTGCATAACCTCGCTGGCATCGCCGTCGGCATGCAGAAAGGCGGGCTGCTGCCGCTGTCGCCCTATGCGCTGCGCTTCTACGGCGAACTGGGGTATCACCACTATGAAGGCATCGCGATGATGGAGGACGAGCAGGAGCGCCTGGTGCGCAACCTGGGCAGCCATCCTGCCATGCTGCTGCGTAACCACGGCACCCTTGCCGTGGGCCGCACGATTCCCGAAGCCTTCGTGCTGATGGAAACCCTCGACCGTGCCTGCGAAGCGCAACTCAAGGCGCAGGCAGCCGGCGTGCCGCTGGTCCAGCCGCCGGAAGCGACGTGCATCAAGGCGCATGCGCAACTGGTGGGCGACGGCGCGCCGGAAGGCGCGCTCGAATGGCCGTCGCTGCTGCGCCGCCTGAACGCGGCCAGCCCGCAATACCGTACCTGA